A single window of Nematostella vectensis chromosome 4, jaNemVect1.1, whole genome shotgun sequence DNA harbors:
- the LOC125561756 gene encoding uncharacterized protein LOC125561756: MAVLVALIGKFTSMAVPITLVGNVTRMAVPITLVGNVTRMAVPITLVGNVTRMAVPITLVGNVTRMAVPITLVGNLTKEAVPIILVGNVTRMAVPITLVGNVTRMAVPITLVGNVTRMAVPITLVGNVTRMAVPITLVGNVTRMAVTITLVGNVTRMAVPITLVGNVTRMAVPITLIGNLTIWAVPITLVGNVTRMAVTITLVGNVTRMAVTITLVGNVTRMAVPITLVGNVTRMAVAITLVGNLTRMTVPITLVGNVTRMAVPITLVGNVTRMAVPITLVGNVTRMAVPITLVGNVTRMAVPITLIGNVTRMAVPITLVGNVTRMAVPITLVGNVTRMAVPITLVGNLTMGAIPITLVGKVTRMAVPITLIWTLTGMVI; encoded by the exons ATGGCAGTACTAGTCGCACTCATAGGTAAGTTTACCAGTATGGCAGTTCCAATCACACTGGTTGGTAACGTAACCAGAATGGCAGTACCAATCACACTGGTAGGTAACGTAACCAGAATGGCAGTACCAATCACACTGGTAGGTAACGTAACCAGAATGGCAGTACCAATCACACTGGTAGGTAACGTAACCAGAATGGCAGTACCAATCACACTGGTAGGTAACTTAACCAAAGAGGCAGTACCAATCATACTGGTAGGTAACGTAACCAGAATGGCAGTACCAATCACACTGGTAGGTAACGTAACCAGAATGGCAGTACCAATCACACTGGTAGGTAACGTAACCAGAATGGCAGTACCAATCACACTGGTAGGTAACGTAACCAGAATGGCAGTACCAATCACACTGGTAGGTAACGTAACCAGAATGGCAGTAACAATCACACTGGTAGGTAACGTAACCAGAATGGCAGTACCAATCACACTGGTAGGTAACGTAACCAGAATGGCAGTACCAATCACACTCATAGGTAACTTAACCATATGGGCAGTACCAATCACACTGGTAGGTAACGTAACCAGAATGGCAGTAACAATCACACTGGTAGGTAACGTAACCAGAATGGCAGTAACAATCACACTGGTAGGTAACGTAACCAGAATGGCAGTACCAATCACACTGGTAGGTAACGTAACCAGAATGGCAGTAGCAATCACACTGGTAGGTAACTTAACCAGAATGACAGTACCAATCACACTGGTAGGTAACGTAACCAGAATGGCAGTACCAATCACACTGGTAGGTAACGTAACCAGAATGGCAGTACCAATCACACTGGTAGGTAACGTAACCAGAATGGCAGTACCAATCACACTGGTAG GTAACGTAACCAGAATGGCAGTACCAATCACACTCATAGGTAACGTAACCAGAATGGCAGTACCAATCACACTGGTAGGTAACGTAACCAGAATGGCAGTACCAATCACACTGGTAGGTAACGTAACCAGAATGGCAGTACCAATCACACTGGTAGGTAACTTAACCATGGGGGCAATACCAATCACACTGGTAGGTAAGGTAACAAGAATGGCAGTACCTATCACACTCATATGGACGCTTACCGGAATGGTTATATGA
- the LOC116618986 gene encoding uncharacterized protein LOC116618986, whose amino-acid sequence MKPDLNNEYRHLCSSSSNVTITDQLFGDDLAKEVKELTEVNRVGKRVTTTNPTAYPRSRDNRNLGWKLWLQGTDVSYKKVFFRLAKLRQPTAVQHKPDTQVQQAKEREMTETSLDTTKQFDCTLSPENSDGELRGAADRSNVANSAMVLTATPHVNRRSKDASTRARHSENASERGH is encoded by the exons ATGAAGCCTGACTTGAATAATGAGTATAGACACTTATGCTCATCCTCTTCAAATGTCACTATTACTGACCAGCTTTTCGGAGATGATCTGGCCAAGGAAGTCAAAGAGTTGACTGAAGTCAATCGTGTGGGGAAGCGGGTTACCACAACAAACCCAACAGCTTACCCCAGATCTCGTGACAACAGAAACTTGGGCTGGAAGCTATGGCTCCAGGGGACGGATGTTTCGTACAAGAAAGTCTTTTTTAGACTCGCGAAACTACGGCAACCAACAGCCGTACAACACAAACCAGACACGCAAGTTCAACAAGCAAAAGAGAGGGAAATGACTGAAACTTCTCTTGATACTACAAAACAG TTTGATTGCACGCTGTCTCCAGAAAATAGCGATGGAGAACTCAGAGGGGCTGCTGATCGTTCCAATGTGGCCAACTCAGCCATGGTACTCACAGCTACTCCACATGTTAACAGACGTTCCAAGGATGCTTCCACGAGAGCCAGACACTCTGAGAATGCCAGCGAGAGAGGACATTGA